AAGTTTCAGTGCATCCTGATATTCCATTTCAGCACTGTAAAGTTCTCCGTGGGAACGGTGAGCTTCACCGCGTCTCAGTGATGAGTTGAGTTTCTTCATGGCCGGCCGGACTTTTTTTTCCCAGAAATCCATTTCAAGGGTGTAATTTGCCGTGAGTGATCTGCGGTCTATCATTTGACGTTGACCGGCGGGGAGATTTTTTCTGTTGATCTCCTGAATCTCAAAACGGTTGCTTCCAAGCTCGGTAATGAGGAAATATCTTTTCCTGCCTCTTGAATCCTCGGTTGAAAAAACCGATTTTATAAGAAGCTTATCGTCTGCCTTTTTTTGGGTGGAAGGCTGGTATGTAAAATAGGTGGATTCTTGTGACATCCTTATTCCCCTGCTTATCCCCGACCCATTTTATACCAGTATTTATTGGTGCTTATCAGTTCTGGAACTTCGGATAGAAATCGGCTAAATTCCAACCACGATGAAACTATCACTGACCAAAGCTTTTTTTTCTATTTTTTTAACAATCTCCATAATGCACATTTTTGCGGTAAAAAGCCATGCCGTAAATAGTGATTCGGAGGGAGCGGAGAAAACTTTATCAGCTCCGTGTTATAAATGCCGGGTATTGTCACAAATAAAGCATGACAGCCGGGCTTTTACCGAAGGTTTGTTTATTTATGACGGATTGCTGTACGAAACAACCGGAAGGCATGGAAGCTCCTCACTGAGGAGCAGCAGCCTTAAAACCGGGAAAACTATTCGTAGCCGTAAAATAGAAAAAAAATATTTTGGTGAAGGCTCATGTATATATGGCAATAAAATTTTTGTGCTTACCTGGACTCAGAAAACGTGTCTTATTTTTTCCTCTTTTGATTTCAAGCTGCTGCGTAAGATAAAGTATACCGGGCAGGGCTGGGGGCTAACCAGGGACGGAAAAAATCTTATTCAGAGCAATGGTTCGGATATCCTTACTGTTCGTGATCCTGAATCTTTTGCTAAGCTTCACACAATTGCTGTTCGTGATGGAAGTTCTGCTGTCAAAGAGTTGAATGAGCTTGAATATGTGGATGGTTTAATCCTTGCCAATATCTGGCGCAAAGATCTTATTGCCGCGATCAGCCCTGAGTCAGGGCGGGTACAGTTCTGGATTGATATATCCGCATTACGACCTGCTGCAGGAGAATCTGCTGAAGTTGCAAATGGTATTGCCTGGGATTCTGAAAACAAAAAGTTGTATGTTACCGGTAAATTATGGAATCGCATTTTTGAAATAAAGTGGCCTATTGAGTCTGAAGGACAAAATTGAATAACAGTATATCAAAAACTCTGGGTATTTGTGCCGGAGCGTCTTCTATCGGCCTTATTATGACCACCAAAGACATTTCCGGTGAGATTGAGGTTGTGTTTAGCAGGTCGCGTTCCCATGATGGTGATCCGGGCGGCACTCTGGAAGAAATGCTGCTTGATCTTGGGGATTTAAGTGGGCTTAAAGTCGCTGCAACTGGCCGCAAGTTTCGGCATCTGCTTAATATTTCTACTATTTCAGAACCTGAAGCCCTTGAACCGGCCCTTGTTTTCAGCGGAATTCCCCAGTCCGGCTGCCGCACAGTTATCAGTGCCGGCGGCGAAACTTTCATGGCTTATCAGATAGACTCAGAAGGAAGTATCGTTTCTGTGCATACCGGGAATAAATGTGCTTCCGGTACCGGAGAGTTCCTTTTGCAGCAGCTTGGCCGAATGGGGCTTGAAGTTTCTGATATGTCCTCCATGGACATGGATTGTGAGGCTTACCCTGTTTCCGGTCGCTGCTCGGTGTTCTGCAAAAGTGACTGTACCCATGCCCTCAATAAGGGCGTCCCGGTTGAAGCTGTAGTTTCCGGTCTTGCCACGATGATGGCCGGTAAATGCCTTGAGATAATTTCCAGACTCCCGCGTGAAAATGTTGCTTTGATCGGAGGATGCAGTGCAAATATTTTCATGGTTCGTGAACTTGAGAGAAAAATACCGAATATCGTAATACCTGAGAATGCCGCTCTGATGGAGGCTCTCGGAGCATCTTTGTGGGCTCACGAACATGAAACCGTTGAATTTACAGGTGTAGCTGGTTTAATCAGGAAAGGAGCTTCAGCTTTTACTTCCCACTCATCGCTTGAAAATTATTTGCAGTATGTTGAATTTCATGAAGGTCTTCGTGGTCAGTACCGTGCTGCTGATGAAATAATTATCGGGCTTGATGTCGGCTCAACAACTACCAAAGGGGTAGTTGTCAGATCAGCTGACGATGAAATTCTGGCTTCCAGCTATCTGCGGACCAATGGTGATCCTGTAGGAGCTGCCCGTAAAGTATACAAAGATCTGGCTGAGCAGCTGCCAGGTGGTATTAAAGCCACAGCTCTTGGAGTTACCGGCTCTGGCAGAGCTATTGCCGGACTGCATGCCGGAACCCCGGCAATAATAAATGAGATTATCGCCCACGCTACTGCGGCTGTCTATTTTGATCCTGAAGTGGATACAATTTTTGAAATAGGCGGTCAGGATGCCAAGTATACATGGCTTAAAAATTCTGTTCCCTGCGACTATGCCATGAATGAAGCATGCAGTGCCGGAACAGGCTCTTTTCTTGAAGAAAGCGCGCGCGAAACTCTAGGCATTAATGTTGAAGATATTGCTGATACCGCTTTCAAAGGTCAGAACCCTCCCAATTTCAGTGACCAATGTGCAGCTTTTATCGGTTCTGATATAAAATTGGCAGGTCAGGATGGATTGCCAGCAGCAGATATTGTTGCCGGACTGGTCTATTCCATCTGCATGAATTATTCGGCCAGAGTAAAGGGGAACCGCCCGCTGGGACGTAAAATATTTATGCAGGGCGGTGTCTGCTATAACAGGGCTGTGCCTGTAGCTATGGCTGCTTTGACAGGCAGAAAAATTGTTGTGCCACCGGACCCCGGACTTATGGGGGCTTTCGGTGTCGCCCTTGAAGCTTCAAAAAGAATCAGGGCTGGTCTTATTCCCGGCGGAAGTTTTGATCTGAATGAACTCTCGGTCCGCAATGTTGAATACAAGGAGCCTTTTATCTGCAAAGGCGGTGGAATGAACTGCGACCGCAGATGTCGTATTTCCCGCATAAAGGTTGAGGGCCGGGTTCTGCCCTTCGGCGGCATTTGCAACCGTTATGACAATATTGCTGCGGGAGAACAAAAAAAATTAGGTATTGATCTGGTCACATGGCGGGAAAAAAGGGTTTTTCGGGATTATAATCCTGCAGAACAGGGAAGCGGGGTTGTCGGCATGAATCGGTCGCTTCTTATGAATTCATGGTTTCCGCTTTTCAATGCCTTTTTCAGAAATCTCGGCCTCGGGGTTATACTTCCTGAAACACCCGATGCTGAAGGTATGGAAAGAAAGGGTGCTCCTTTCTGCCATCCTGTCGAGCTTGCTCACGGCGGTATGGGGGCGTTGCTCAAACTTGATCCTGATTATTTTTTTCTTCCTCATTTCAGGCATCTCCCTCTTAAAAGTGGTGACCGCTCCTGTGCGTGCGTGCTGGTGCAGGGTGAGCCATATTATCTGCGGACTGCTTTTCCGGAGCTTGAAAAACAAAAAGTTTTCAGCCCGGTGCTTAATATGCAGGATGGTATTGAGAATATTCGCAAGGCTATGCTTGAAACTGCCCGGAAAATGGTGTTCTCCAAATCTGCTGCCGCAGCAGCTTTTGATGGAGCACTTAAAGTGCAGGAGGAATTTTTTAAAGATATAGAAGCTGAAGGTCGCCGGGTACTGCTGGATATTGAAAGTGATCCTGAAAGGAATGGAATTATCCTTTTCGGCAGACCGTACAATGCTTTTTCTTCATGGGCCAACAAGGCCATCCCTGCAAAATTTTCCACCAGAGGCATAGATGTAATTCCATGTGATATGATTCCGGGATCAGGCGGATGTCCTGATAGCCGCAATATGTACTGGGCAATGGGCGAAATTATTATGAACGCTGCAAAATACTGCTCAGAAAATGATAATCTTTTCGGAACTTACATTACCAATTTTTCATGCGGTCCTGATTCTTTTCTGCTCGGTTATTTCAGGGATATTATGGGGCGCAAGCCTTCACTTACCCTTGAACTGG
The nucleotide sequence above comes from Maridesulfovibrio bastinii DSM 16055. Encoded proteins:
- a CDS encoding glutaminyl-peptide cyclotransferase, with translation MHIFAVKSHAVNSDSEGAEKTLSAPCYKCRVLSQIKHDSRAFTEGLFIYDGLLYETTGRHGSSSLRSSSLKTGKTIRSRKIEKKYFGEGSCIYGNKIFVLTWTQKTCLIFSSFDFKLLRKIKYTGQGWGLTRDGKNLIQSNGSDILTVRDPESFAKLHTIAVRDGSSAVKELNELEYVDGLILANIWRKDLIAAISPESGRVQFWIDISALRPAAGESAEVANGIAWDSENKKLYVTGKLWNRIFEIKWPIESEGQN
- a CDS encoding acyl-CoA dehydratase activase, whose product is MNNSISKTLGICAGASSIGLIMTTKDISGEIEVVFSRSRSHDGDPGGTLEEMLLDLGDLSGLKVAATGRKFRHLLNISTISEPEALEPALVFSGIPQSGCRTVISAGGETFMAYQIDSEGSIVSVHTGNKCASGTGEFLLQQLGRMGLEVSDMSSMDMDCEAYPVSGRCSVFCKSDCTHALNKGVPVEAVVSGLATMMAGKCLEIISRLPRENVALIGGCSANIFMVRELERKIPNIVIPENAALMEALGASLWAHEHETVEFTGVAGLIRKGASAFTSHSSLENYLQYVEFHEGLRGQYRAADEIIIGLDVGSTTTKGVVVRSADDEILASSYLRTNGDPVGAARKVYKDLAEQLPGGIKATALGVTGSGRAIAGLHAGTPAIINEIIAHATAAVYFDPEVDTIFEIGGQDAKYTWLKNSVPCDYAMNEACSAGTGSFLEESARETLGINVEDIADTAFKGQNPPNFSDQCAAFIGSDIKLAGQDGLPAADIVAGLVYSICMNYSARVKGNRPLGRKIFMQGGVCYNRAVPVAMAALTGRKIVVPPDPGLMGAFGVALEASKRIRAGLIPGGSFDLNELSVRNVEYKEPFICKGGGMNCDRRCRISRIKVEGRVLPFGGICNRYDNIAAGEQKKLGIDLVTWREKRVFRDYNPAEQGSGVVGMNRSLLMNSWFPLFNAFFRNLGLGVILPETPDAEGMERKGAPFCHPVELAHGGMGALLKLDPDYFFLPHFRHLPLKSGDRSCACVLVQGEPYYLRTAFPELEKQKVFSPVLNMQDGIENIRKAMLETARKMVFSKSAAAAAFDGALKVQEEFFKDIEAEGRRVLLDIESDPERNGIILFGRPYNAFSSWANKAIPAKFSTRGIDVIPCDMIPGSGGCPDSRNMYWAMGEIIMNAAKYCSENDNLFGTYITNFSCGPDSFLLGYFRDIMGRKPSLTLELDSHVADAGLETRIEAFLDIAAAYSGDRSDSPGGVEVFKAAYCRSETVSLNGKSVSVMGMVDSSGKWRSVNDEKVTMLIPSLGEISTDFLAASMARDNIRFKVLPHADAGVLRLGRNNSSCKECMPLQLTAGALLKYLEKRPEGEISMFLMPSAKGPCRFGQYSVFMNDLIIRKKIADLAVFSPSSTNGYGGLSSAVMLGMWQGIVIGSVLEDIHAVIMTASGNREGDLKLFEKIKADLLEAVPHGWRELSKRLESAATQFKKVKLEHPIEEYPVISLVGEIYVRHDPLARHGLLERLSGQGFIVHVAPVLEWMKYTDWLNRKGIEGRAGLGTMIRQGIKGYFERKVRTILARSGLVKYPAPDVNKVVGLGEKYVSRYLTGEAVLTVGAALHEILSPACGVIAIGPFGCMPSRVAEAVLSEKINTAAVEGKAGDILEKDMPLPFLAIETDANPFPQLIEARLESFCLQARRLHERISAKNH